The DNA region AACATCGTCTCCACACCGGTCAGGCCCTGGTTCATCTGGGCCATCTGCAGCTCGTAGTCGAAGTCGCTGACCGCGCGCAGGCCCTTCACGATGGCCTGGACGTCGTGCTGCTTGCAGTAGTCGACCAGCAGGCCGTGCCAGGAGTCGACGCGCACGTTGGGGAGGTGGGCGGCGGTCTCGCGGAGCATGTCCATGCGCTCCTCGACCGTGAAGAGGCCCCGCTTGGTCTTGTTGATCATCACCGCGACGACGACCTCGTCGAACAGCGCCGCGGCGCGCTCGATGATGTCGAGGTGGCCGTTGGTGGGGGGGTCGTATGAGCCCGGGCAGACAGCGCGCGTCATGAATCTGGACCGTAGCAGCCCGCGGTCACGCTGAGTCGGTGTCCGATGTCACGTGTGTCGCCCAGTGCAACTCTGTGTCGCCGTAGCGGCGGGAGCGGGTTCCGGCCAGCGGCTCCGGCCAGGCGGGCTCCCCCGCCCGGCTGTCGCGCTCGACCACGATCGTGGCGCCCGGTGTGGTCCAGCCGTTGTCGACCAGTGCGCGCAGCATGACCGCCAGCTCTGGCCCCTCGACGGCGTAGGGCGGGTCGGCGAAGACGACGTCGTACGGTTCGACGGGCGGCACCGCCAGCACCGTGGCGACCTTCCCCAGCCGGATGTCGGCCCCGGGCAGCGCCACGGTGGCGGCGTTGCGCTTGAGGACGGCCACGGCGTTGCGGTCGGACTCGACCAGGGTGGCCACGGCCGCGCCCCGCGACAGCGCCTCGAAACCCAAGGCGCCCGAGCCCGCGTACAGGTCGAGCACCCGCGCGCCGTGCAGGCCGACCCCGGCCTCCAACGCGCTGAACAGGGCCTCCCGTACCCGGTCCGACGTGGGACGGGTCCCCTTCGGCGGCACCGCGAGCCTGCGGCCACCGGCCGCGCCCGCCACGATCCTGGTCACGAGCACATGGTGCCTGAGCAGCGCCGCGGCACCCCAAATGGGGTGAGGACGAGCACATCCGACATGAGCCTGATTCAGCCGCGACCCAAAGCGCGTAATCTCGCTCTTCCTGTATTCGAACAACCGGGGAGCGCTGCGTGTCGGAACCCTCTGTGAGAGAGGCCGAGATCGCGGTCGAGCAGAAGCATGTCGACGTCGTCTACGCGCGGGTCGAAGAGATGCGCGGCGAGGCAGAAGCGATGCGGAACCGGGGTGACGCGCTGGCACACGGCGCGCGCAACGAGGCGGTGTTCGAGCAGGCTGCGATGCTGTTCGAGCGGGACGTGATGGTCCGCCACGCCAACCAGATCCTGCGCACGCTCGACGCCGAGCATGAGGGCCTGGTCTTCGGGCGGCTCGACGACACGTCCGGCGAGACGATGTACGTGGGCCGTCTTGGCGTGCGGGACATCAACTTCGACAACCTGGTCACCGACTGGCGTGCCCCGGCGGCGTCGCCGTTCTACCAGGCGACCGCCGAGCAGCCGATGGACGTGATCCGGCGGCGGGTGATCCGCTCGACCGGGCAGTCGGTGGTCGACATCGACGACGACCTGCTGATGCCCGAGCGGCACATCGACAGCATGGCGGTGGTCGGCGAGGGCGCGCTGATGGCGAGCCTGACCCGCGCGCGTGGCGAGAACATGCGCGACATCGTCGCCACCATCCAGAAGGAGCAGGACGAGGCGATCCGGGCCCCGTGGCGGGGCGTCACCGAGATCACCGGCGGCCCCGGCACCGGCAAGACCGCGGTCGCGCTGCACCGCGTGGCCTACTTGCTCTACCGCGACCGCCGCCGGATGGGCGGCTCCGGGGTGCTGGTGGTCGGCCCGTCCCCCGCGTTCACCTCCTACATCTCGCGCGTGCTGCCATCGATGGGTGAGGACAACGTCGAGTTGCGGTCGCTGTCCGACCTGCTCGACGGGGTCAAGGCGGTCCGAGTCGACCCGGCCCCGGTCGCCGCGGTCAAGGGTTCGCTGCGGATGCGCCGGGTGCTCAAGCGCGCCATCCGCGAGGCGCCCTCGGACGCGCAACACGAGTTCCGGATCATGTACCGGGGCGAGGTCCTCAAGCTCGACGCACGCGAGTTGGCCGTGGTGCGCAACAACGTGCACAACGGCAAGCGCCCGCCGAATCAGTCGCGCGTGGACGCCGCCGAGGCGCTGCTGGAGGCGCTGTGGCGCAAGGCCGACTCGTACACCGACTTCCCGGTGAAGCGGGCCGAGCTGATCACCGAGCTGGGTGAGCGGATCGACTTCCACCGGTTCGTCGTCGTCTGGTGGCAGCTGCTGACCCCAGCCGAGATCCTGCGCTCCCTCGGCGACCGGCGGCGGCTGTCGCGGATCGCGGGCCGCGGGCTCACCCGGACCGAAGTGGATATGCTGGCCGACTCGTGGGCCGACACGAACGGCGGCCCGTCGGTGGCCGACGTCGCCCTGCTCGACGAGCTGCGGGTGCTGCTCGGCAAGCCGCCGAAGCGTAAGAAGCGACGAACGGACACGTCGATGGCGGAGCTGAAGACCTGGTCGGAGCGGCAGAGCGGCCCCGGCTACCACCGTCCTGACGACTACGACGAGTTCTCC from Alloactinosynnema sp. L-07 includes:
- the coaD gene encoding pantetheine-phosphate adenylyltransferase, which gives rise to MTRAVCPGSYDPPTNGHLDIIERAAALFDEVVVAVMINKTKRGLFTVEERMDMLRETAAHLPNVRVDSWHGLLVDYCKQHDVQAIVKGLRAVSDFDYELQMAQMNQGLTGVETMFMPTSPLNSFLSSSLVKEVATYGGAVSHLLPEIVHTRLLKRLEENRAAQD
- the rsmD gene encoding 16S rRNA (guanine(966)-N(2))-methyltransferase RsmD, which encodes MTRIVAGAAGGRRLAVPPKGTRPTSDRVREALFSALEAGVGLHGARVLDLYAGSGALGFEALSRGAAVATLVESDRNAVAVLKRNAATVALPGADIRLGKVATVLAVPPVEPYDVVFADPPYAVEGPELAVMLRALVDNGWTTPGATIVVERDSRAGEPAWPEPLAGTRSRRYGDTELHWATHVTSDTDSA
- a CDS encoding ATP-binding domain-containing protein translates to MSEPSVREAEIAVEQKHVDVVYARVEEMRGEAEAMRNRGDALAHGARNEAVFEQAAMLFERDVMVRHANQILRTLDAEHEGLVFGRLDDTSGETMYVGRLGVRDINFDNLVTDWRAPAASPFYQATAEQPMDVIRRRVIRSTGQSVVDIDDDLLMPERHIDSMAVVGEGALMASLTRARGENMRDIVATIQKEQDEAIRAPWRGVTEITGGPGTGKTAVALHRVAYLLYRDRRRMGGSGVLVVGPSPAFTSYISRVLPSMGEDNVELRSLSDLLDGVKAVRVDPAPVAAVKGSLRMRRVLKRAIREAPSDAQHEFRIMYRGEVLKLDARELAVVRNNVHNGKRPPNQSRVDAAEALLEALWRKADSYTDFPVKRAELITELGERIDFHRFVVVWWQLLTPAEILRSLGDRRRLSRIAGRGLTRTEVDMLADSWADTNGGPSVADVALLDELRVLLGKPPKRKKRRTDTSMAELKTWSERQSGPGYHRPDDYDEFSHIVVDEAQDLSPMQWRMVGRRGKYASWTVVGDPVQSSWPDPAEARQAQDGAFGGPRTERRQFALRTNYRNSAEIFDLAGKVVRDVSTPEQLPHAVRSTGIEPAIELCGFDELTHVAVAAARELLGTVDGTVGVITATSRVDSTRSAIERLNDERLRVVDGLESKGLEYDAVVLVEPAELVSESTTGPRTLYVALTRATQRLTVVTTDPNWPDS